A segment of the Lycium ferocissimum isolate CSIRO_LF1 chromosome 10, AGI_CSIRO_Lferr_CH_V1, whole genome shotgun sequence genome:
ATTTTTCTAGCAtgttattcttttctttgtaacaattagATGTACTGCTATTCTTTTCTTTGTAACAGTTAGCTATACTGCTATTCTTTAGGTGCTATGAAGTTGAGCAAACACTTGAAGCCAGAGAAAGACATCCTATCTATCACAAGGATATTCATATGCTTTATCCAGTAAGtagttcttatgtttttgttttgttaagtGTTGCTATATTGTAGAATTTAATGATTGAGGAATAACTTTTGCAGACTGAAATTGATGATGTACCTGCTGATACCGAGGATAAAGATGGCATTCTTGAGAGTGAGTTTTTTGATACAAGGCAGGCATTTTTGAGCCTTTGTCAAGGAAACCATTACCAATATGATACCCTGCGGCGTGCTAAACATTCCTCAATGATGGTTCTTTACCACCTTCATAATCCCACTGCACCAGCATTTGTGACAACTTGCAATATCTGTCATCTTGACATAGAAACCGGTCAAGGTTGGCGGTGTGAAACTTGCCCTGATTATGATGTTTGTAATGCTTGTTATCAGAAGGATGGTGGAGTTGATCATCCTCACAAGTTAACTCCTCACTTATCCATTGCTGAGCGTGATGCTCAGAATAAAGAAGCTAGGGAACAACGAGTTCTGCAGGTGCATTCCCCTTGGCCATTAATATTGGTTGTGTGGTTTTTTTGCTGTTTTCTGTTACTCAATTTCACTAacctccacccccccccccctcccgccCCCCACACAAAAAAAAGCCATCAGTTCCCAAAGCAGCTTTTCTGGCTCTCAGTGGGCTTTATGAGTTTCTGTTTTGTTCTTCCGGTTAACGGACGCTCCTGTAGGTTGCATGGATCTGATGAAACATGGTTTTCTAACTGTTTCTTGacagtgttcattgatgatattctagtctaTTCACGACCTTTGGGCTAAAGTTGTCTGTCAAGTTATTTTATCCAAATGACTTGCGAGTCAACATAACTTGCTGTGGAGAAGCAAAAGGGATCCTCCTTTCGGAATGATATGATATCATTTGAGATTTTAATTTCCCCCAAAATCATTACATGGAGACTGCTGTTACTTTTCTAGAACATGTGATGATATTCTTTGCCCTTTTTAGTAAGATATTAACTCATATGCTAAACATGCGTAAATGTTGCAAGCTAAAATGTCCCAGAAACAAACCCAAAAAGGGCCACCTAACTGGTACTACCGATAGGTACAGAAACAAAAAGGTCATTAGCTTATATGAGCCTATTCTTTTTGCGCCACGACTACAAGCTCTTGGCATCTGGAGTTCAGTTTTAGAACTGTTATGAACTCCCATTGGAGACTCTTGTATTTGGCTCAGTTCAAAGGTGCCCAATTTCAAGtatcaacttttttttatatctGACTCCATTTCATCAGGATAAGCAGTGCATCACAGGGTTAGGCATTATCCTCGTGTATCCCTGGTTGTGGTTGTGTATGATAAAACATTCTTGTTACTATGCTAATCTCTTTGTTATGCTTGACATGTGAAGTCTGAAATGATCTTGCAATATGACTCTGCAGCTTAAGAAGATGCTTGAGCTTTTGGTGCACGCATCTCAGTGCCGCTCTTCTCATTGTCAATATCCAAACTGTCGGAAAGTTAAAGGGCTTTTCCGCCATGGTATACAGTGCAAAGTACGTGCTTCAGGAGGTTGTGTTCTCTGTAAGAAAATGTGGTATCTACTACAACTTCATGCTCGTGCATGCAAAGTATCTGATTGTCATGTGCCACGATGCAGGTCAGTTggcttttcaaattttttcattAGGGATTGGGGAAGGGAAGTGGGAATGGAGTGGACATCGCACTCAAACGGTCACACCTATTGTGTGGGAGACTCCCACTAATACCACCACTATGCTATGAGCCTTGGTGGTTGGTCAGTTGGCCATTACTTCCTGGTATAGGTGTTTGTAGTCATCTTTTTTTGTAAGATAAATAATGTTGGGAGAAGCTCCCATATGCAAGTGTGTTTGTAATCACTTACTAAAAATAACAATTGATAATAGTAATAAAACAAGTTATTAAATATTGGAATCAAATGCAGTGAGAATTCATATAGCCGAACAAAACTAGCTCGAGGTTGATGATGGAAGTAGCAGTAGTAATAGCAGTAAAGGTCATTATagaagtacaacaacaacaacatacccagtgtgatcccacaagtgggtccggggagggtggggtgtatgcagaccttacctctatctTTGTGGGgttagagaggctgtttccgatagaccttacccctatctttgtccccccccccccctcccctcccTCCTCTCCCCCTTGGTTCCATTAATCTCAGTGTTAAGATGTCAGCTAAATCTGATCACAACATAAAAATTGCAACGTTATTACCATTCATGCAGAGATTTGAAAGAACATCTTCGGAGGCTACAACAGCAGTCTGATTCTCGGCGGCGGGCTGCTGTTATGGAGATGATGAGACAACGTGCTGCAGAGGTTGCCAACAGTGCTGGGTGACCATATGGTACAAGTTGTAATGACTATCGTTGGAAGAAAAGATCTCGTAATGTACAGGAAACTGCTGACGAACATACAAGCTTGTTCATTTCTATTAGGCTACTCTAGAAGGAATTGCTGTTTCTAGTTGACCATCACTTATAGTCGTCTCTGGGTTATCTCCGTCGTGGACCTAGTCTTTCACTTGGTCGTCTTTGTGTTATCTCCCATTGTGATGCTTGTATCATCCGAGTTGCTCCCGTCAACAATTCATCTCCGGAAGTGTAGGATGCCGAGCATCCCCCCGTCCGTAGCTcataagtgattttttaattttattctgTTGTAATCCAGCAATAGTAACTATTTCGAGGGCAAATGTGCCTGTTTTCCTGATTTATTTTATCATGCATTAAACATGCGGAAGGACAACTGTTTTCCTTCTCGTGTGAATAGTTAGTTGTCTCattctattccatgttctcagaTTGGAATTAATCTTGTAGatgttttttctttatttaaaaatgCAAAGTACTTTACGAGTAGCAAGTTACAATTCCTTATTAAAACTGGTGTGCTTGACCATTTTGCAATGTTGGTCCGACATACTTTTAttggtatgatgatgatgatgatgatgatgatatgagttGAATTTAAAACTGTAATGCGCTTCCAAATAAATCTATGCAGCCCATGTCTTTTTGGAGGAAAATACCATGCAGGTTATTGAGTTTTGAAAGGCTGTAATTGCTTATTTTATACCATCACTTTTTTGTTACACCTTTAGCTACCTTCTTATAAGATTACACTTCATACTAAAACATACATACGATACGCCAAATGACTACTTACGAAGGAAGATCTTTTCATTGTTTTCACTTGGATTAACCTTGTCTTGCGAAAGAAATCTATGTAGTGGTATCTTCTTCCCTAGGCACATTTTGGCTTTCTTGTAATCCTTGTTTCTTTAATGCAAGTAAATTTTCATTGAGTTCTCTCTTTGCATTCTGTGATTTTGATATTGGCTTTTCCATGCGGCACCGACAAATTCAAAGACGGATTTAGGATTTGAAGCATGTGGGTACAAAATTCTAATTCGTTTAAGTTATTGGGtcctaaattaataatttatacatattcaatagtaattttttcaagaaaaatacagAGTTTGGACCAAGTtactgggttcggccgaacccgcAAGTCCTATGCTAGTTCCACCCCTGCCAACAATCTAGCTTAGCGTACGTCGTAGGCCTTCAATTGGCGGAAAGTAATCACTCGCAAGTTAGTCGCACTACCTCACTTGCCCTTTCAAGACATCTCAGGAAGGCGCCTTATGACCGTTATCAAAGCCAAGTTCGTGGATTCCATTCTCAGGAACAATATGATGTGTCTGGCAAGTGTCGGGGAGCTATTGTAAGGTAACACCAATATCCTGTCTATCGCAAGGCCCATGAGATGGGCCAGAGATGGCTTGGGTTGGAGTCATGGTCGATCATCACGCTTGCTTGATGAGTTTGATTAAGAAATAAGATTGCGTCCTTGCTATCCTGAACTGGGGATAGCTCGGGTCAAAGCCATAGTCCAAATTGCACTTGTTCGGTGGGTTTAATTAAGAAATAAGGTTGTGCTCTTGCTTTCAGCTATAGCTTTTGTCATGAGCATTTGCACCTTACAAGTGGTATGCTGCTTATTTTGGTTTATCACAAAACAAGTTGTATTCACATCTTTAAACTCACACTTGAACAGAAAAACCTCAATTTGACTATTGAAAAACACGTCAATTTGAATAACAGAACAAACTCCATATTGGGAAACTTAACCTTCTTCAGAAGGTTCCTGCACAGTTTGAATTAACTTCTTGTTGGTGCGAGTATGATAACATCCAGATCTCCAACAAAAGCCAATGGAAGAAAACACAAACTTAACTAAATCATAAGATCTAAAACAGCATACTCTAGTGACATAATTCTTAGTCATTGCAATCTTCAAGAGAAACAGgttaaaacttttccaaaataaGGGTAGAAAGAAGACCAACATCAACATAGAAGTCAACATCAAAAAACAGAAATAAGGCTAAACAACCAACATAAATGATCTTAAGTTACTACATTCATGCAGAGACGCTATCCGCTCATTCAGCTGACAGCTTTCGGCGCTTGTACTTCACCATTACTTCGCCTTTGACACCGACAACCATAGCGTTCCAGTCAATTTCAGGGAAAGGCGAGATCAGTTCAAACTCGAAATTTCTCAGCAAGTGACTCCATATTGCTTTTATCTGCAGATAAGCAAATGGTTCCCCCAGACAACCATGCCTGCCTCCACCAAAAGAAATATATGAGAATGCTCCTGCAGCCTTATCTTCCTCTCTACCGGGAGCGAACCTATCAGGGTCATAAGTATCTGGATTCTTGTAGATATGTGGCAGCCTGTTTGCAAAAGCAGGCGATGTTGCAACAATATGGCCCTTAGGaatgtcatactcttttccttcTCGGGTTGTAACACTGAAATCACTATGCGAAGTACGTAGAAGCATTATCAGTGGAGGATGGAGTCTTAGGGCTTCCTTTATGCATCTGTAGAGGACTTCCATCTCGGAAAGGATGTCATGATCGACCTTATCCCCATGCTTTTTCATCAGATTCTTCTGCTCGCCTACAACGGAAGACATGTAATTGTTGTTGCACAGGAGGTACGCCCCTGTCCAAGTGGAGGTGATGGAACTGGTGTGCTGCCCAGCGAAAAGAGCAGCGATTAGAAGACCTGTGATCTCAGACTCTGTAGTCGACCGTCCATCTTTGTACTTTGAGTCGATAAAGCATTGTAACATATCATTCTCTGCCTTGCCTGTACGTAGCGGTGTCAAAATTAACCTATGAAAACATGATACAGCTCAATCCGCCCATTTATGGGCTGATATGCAACCCAAATTGACCCACAagaaatcttgtcaaaatatttttaaaaagacatTATTTTacttgatatgttatatatagcaatgataaagatttttttattaggtactttaaattataaaaggacaaaaaaagaaattaaaacttactAGTAAGAATTGGGCATGGTTGGATTATAACCCCTTTTTAGCCCATTTTagcccaagtaacttttgggcGGGTCAATAACCTGCCCATTTTAACCCGCCCAAATTCAGCCCAACCCGCCTATTTGACAACCTTAGGCCTTACCTGTACGTTTTCGAGAATTTATGATGGTTGCAAAGATCTCCGCGAGCTTCTTCCGGGCATTGTCACGTCGGCGATGAGCTGGAATCGGAAGGTAGGGAAAGATAACACTGATTGGAAGCATCCCATTATCCAGGTCATGGAAGAGAGCAGACACATCGTCGAAGAGTTTATTGCGAACCTCTTCACCCAACAGACATCTACTAGCTGTCAGTATGATAAGATGCTCCAATTCATACTTTAAGTCCACTTCACCGCTATCACCCCATTTGGAGAAGTACTCCTGCATTTGTcaaaagaaagaacaacaaaGCCTTTAGATCTTACAGTAAGAAATGGCAGCATGCATTTCCTACTAGGCCAAGGATCTGGCAGGagattcttattcttttttactTAAGTACCAAAAGCTATGTTGCTCCACTCTCCAAAAATATTACtgcacccgtgtcggatccttcaaaaagcactacttttggaggattcaACATGCATGCAACAgaatttttggagagtccgaggaACATAGCTCAAAAGAGTAAAACAAGTGATTACCAAACAAAAACAATCACAAGGAAaacaatgaaaagaaaagggggaaaagaaagaaatatccAAGAACGTAAGAGAGTTTCTTATATCCacggacaacaacaacaacaacaacatatccagtgtggggagggtaggatttatgcagaccttacccctacctttgtgatCTTAGATCCAAGGACATTATCCTAAATAAGGCAACCGATATaaacattttcttatttaattaaGAGTGACACGGGTCAAATTATCTTGAGAAGCACAATTTGGTCACATAGACAAGTACCCATTTTCAGATACTATCACTGCTTTCAGATAAAATACGCATATTCAGTCAgatctctctataacaaccatcCTCCATAACAACATATCACTATTACAGCCAACTTTTTCTAGAGCCCACTTTTCATAATatgttactccctctgtcccaatttatgtaacactctttccttattagtccgtcccaaaaagaatgacaacaTTCTATATTcaataacaatttaactttaaaatgaCCCTTGATtcataaccacacaaatatctgtgacttattttatctttttttcttgaattccttgCCGAGTCAAAcatcatcacataaattgggatggagggagtatgtcatatatatgttctatTATATGTTCTATCATAGCATTTTGGTATACCAACCAAAAGATATCTGGACTAAATGACACCATGTCCACTAAAACCATTCATGCAAGACTTAAATCTGAAgcaaacaataataataaaaaaacaataaatGTCATCACCCAATTCAAgaaaagataacataagataaaatatGAGACTCTTTTTAGTACCTCAGCTTCCATAATCATCTGATCCACATATCCCTTCAACTTAGTAACCCTTAAAGACTCAGTAAAGAACCTAAACTGTTCTTGTCTAATTGTATAATCAACATCAAACACAACCCCAGGTCCAAATGTAGGCACATTGAACTGATAAACTTCTTGTTGACTAAGATCTGTTTCTGGGGCTTTAAAAAAATGTGCAGAAACTTCTGGACCAATAAAGAAAGTAATGTTCTTGTTCAGTAAATTCAAAGTGAACACACTTCCAAGCTTAGGGTACTCCTCTCTAAGCATAACTACTGGTCCTTTGAGAAATCTGATTAAACCACCAATTAATGGCCAAGATTTGATTACTGGTGGTAATCTTTTTTTAGATCTGGGCATAATTAGTGCTGATATGAGTTTTGCTACCAAAAAGGTGGCTGCTAATAGCAACCCCACATTCAAAATCTTGTTGTCACCTAACTCCATGGTTGAAAAAACctgaaatttaaagaaaaaattgaaactttaacataa
Coding sequences within it:
- the LOC132032918 gene encoding sterol 14-demethylase — encoded protein: MELGDNKILNVGLLLAATFLVAKLISALIMPRSKKRLPPVIKSWPLIGGLIRFLKGPVVMLREEYPKLGSVFTLNLLNKNITFFIGPEVSAHFFKAPETDLSQQEVYQFNVPTFGPGVVFDVDYTIRQEQFRFFTESLRVTKLKGYVDQMIMEAEEYFSKWGDSGEVDLKYELEHLIILTASRCLLGEEVRNKLFDDVSALFHDLDNGMLPISVIFPYLPIPAHRRRDNARKKLAEIFATIINSRKRTGKAENDMLQCFIDSKYKDGRSTTESEITGLLIAALFAGQHTSSITSTWTGAYLLCNNNYMSSVVGEQKNLMKKHGDKVDHDILSEMEVLYRCIKEALRLHPPLIMLLRTSHSDFSVTTREGKEYDIPKGHIVATSPAFANRLPHIYKNPDTYDPDRFAPGREEDKAAGAFSYISFGGGRHGCLGEPFAYLQIKAIWSHLLRNFEFELISPFPEIDWNAMVVGVKGEVMVKYKRRKLSAE